The window CGCAAGCGCACCGCACACCGCCGCTTCGCGCTGACCCATCTCGGCCGTTCGACCGTCTTCCTCATCGGCACTCAGACGCCGGGAACGAACGACCTGCTGCTCACCGTCACGGCGGGCACCACACGCCCGGTGCGCGTCGCTTTCGACACCATGCCCGATGCCCGCACCCTGCAGCAGAGCATCAACGTCATCCCTGCCAACGTCTGGTTCGCCGACCCCAACGGAACCCCGGAGCACCGTCACCACCTGACCCTGCACTTCGCCGAAGAGATCCGCCACGAACTCACGGCTGGGGGCGCGGCATGACCTACACCGTCAACGGCAGGACCTTTGCCGAGGAACCGGACCCCGGGCAGTGTCTGCGCACCTTCCTGCGCGCGCTCGGCCACTTCGGTGTCAAGAAGGGCTGCGACGCGGGCGATTGCGGCGCGTGCACGGTGTGGCTGGACGGCACTCCGGTCCACAGCTGCATCACCCCCGCCTTCCGCGCGGAAGGCCGGGAGGTGACCACGATCGAGGGTCTCGGATCACCTGGTGACCTGCATCCCGCGCAGCGCCGGTTCCGGGACGCCCCCGGGTTCCAGTGCGGCTTCTGCACCGCGGGGATGATCATGACGTCGGCGACGTTCACCGAGGCCCAGAAGGCGGACCTGCCCCGGGCGTTGAAGGGCAATCTCTGCCGTTGCACCGGCTACAGGGCAATCGAGGACGCGGTGAAGGGCGTCACCGGTGTGCAGGCGGCCGCGCCGGGACGGGCCGTCGGAACGAGCGTCGGTGCGCCGGCGGCCGAGGACGTGGTGACCGGTCGCGCCGAATTCACGATGGACACCCGCATGGAGGGCATGCTGCACCTCAAGGTGCTGCACTCGCCCCACGCGCACGCCCGGATCCTCTCGATCGACAAGACCGCCGCGCTCGCGGTACCCGGCGTGCATCGCGTCTACACCTGGGAGGACGTCCCGCGCAGACGCTTCACCACGGCGATCCACACCGACCACCTCGTCGATCCGGACGACACCTACATCCTCGACGACACGGTCCGCTTCGTCGGCCAGCGCGTCGTCGCGGTGCTCGCCGACACGGTCGGGGCGGCCGAGGAGGGCTGCCGGAAGGTGGCCGTGGAGTACGAGGTGCTGCCGGCGGTGTTCGACCCCGAGAAGGCGATGGCCGACGGGGCACCGCAACTGCACGGCTCGGAGGACCCGTTCGCCCGCGACTACGTCCACAACCTGCTGCTGGAGATCCACTCGCACATCGGCGATGTCGACGCGGGCTTCGCGGCGGCCGACGTGATCCACGAGGGCACCTACTTCTCACCGCGCGTGCAGCACGCACACCTGGAGACCCACGGTTCGATCGCGTGGATGGAGGACGGGCGGCTGAACGTCCGCACCAGTTCGCAGTCTCCGTCGATCGCGAAGGTCAAGCTGGCCTACCTGTTCGCGCTGCGCCCGGACCAGCTCCGTGTGTTCTGCAAGCGCGTCGGCGGCGGTTTCGGCGGAAAGCAGGAGGTCATCTCGGAGGACCTGGCCGCGCTCGCCGCCCTCGACACCGGGCGGCCGGTCTGTTTCGAGTACACGCGCGAGGAGGAGTTCACCACGGCTTCGCCGCGGCACCCGATGAAGCTGACGGTCAGGCTCGGCGCGAAGGCCGACGGCACGCTCACCGCGTTCCAGGTCCGCAACGTGTCCAACACGGGCGCGTACGGCAACCACGGCGGCGAGACCCTGTACGCGGGCGGCGCCGCCGTCATGATCTATCGCTGCCCCAACAAGAAGTACGACGCCTTCTCCGTCTACACGAACACCGTGCCGAGCGGCGCGCTGCGCGGGTACGGGATGACCCAGCCGGCCTTCGCCGTGGAATCGGCGATGGACGAACTGGCCCTCGCCCTGCACATGGATCCGCTCGAACTGCGGCGCCGCAACATCGTGCGCCCTGGCGAGCCGCTCGTCGCCCTGCACGACGGGCCCGACGACGTGGTGTTCCACGAGGACGGGCTCGGCAAGTGCATCGACCTCGTGGCCGGCGAGCTGGCCCGTACGGCCGATCAGCCCTCCCCCGGCCCCGGATGGCTCGTCGGGGTCGGTGTCGCCAGCTCCATGCACGAGACGGCGCCCCCGACCGAGCACGTCTCCGAGGCCTGGCTCACGCTCGGCGACGACCTCGTGTACGAGCTGGCCGTCGGCACCGTCGAATTCGGGGAGGGCACGTCGACCGCGCACGTCCAGATCGCGGCCAACCAGCTGGGCACGACGCCGTCGCGGATCCGCCTGGTGCAGTCCGACACCGACCGCACGGGCTTCGACACCGGCGCCTTCGCGAGTGCCGGACTCTTCGTGGCGGGCAACGCGGTCCTGCGGGCAGCCAACGCGGTGCGCGACCGCATCCTGGACTTCGCCGCCACGCACACGGGCGTCCACGTCGTGATGTGCTCGATGGAAGACGACCACGTCGTCTGCGGGGACCAGCGCGTCTCACTGGCCGCGCTCGTCGCCGAGGCCCGGGCGCGCGGCATCCGGTTCACGGCCGCCCGCAGGGCGTACGGCTCGCCGCGCAGCGTCACCTCCAACACGCAGGGCTTCCGCATCGCCGTGCACCGGGTGACGGGTGAGATCCGTGTCCTGTACAGCGTCCAGGCGACCGACGCCGGTGTGCTCATCAACCCGGAACAGGTCCGGGGACAGGTGGAGGGCGGTGTCGCCCAGGGCATCGGATTCGCGCTGACCGAGAACTTCCAGGTCGACGCGGACGGTGTCATGGCCAACCCGAACCTCCGCAACTACCGCATCCCCACCTACGCCGACGTCCCCCGCACCGACGTGCTCCTGGTGGGCTCGTCGGACTCCGTCGGGGCCATGCGGTCGAAGGGGATGGCGGAGTGCTGCATCAACCCGGTGGCCCCGGCCCTGGCGAACGCGCTCCGCGACGCCACGGGCATCCGCTACCGCGAGCTGCCCCTCACTCCGGAACGGATCTACGGACGGCTCGTCGAGAGCCGGTCGGCACGGACGGGCACGCGACGATGACGACGCAAGGGCAGACGGACGCCGCGGCGACGGTCATCATCGGCCGGAAGGTCCGCCCCGGGATGGAGCGGGCGTACGAGAAGTGGCAGGACGAGGTCAACGCCGCCGCCGCCCGCTACGCCGGTCACCTCGGCGCCGAGGTGTCCAAACCGACCGCCCTGCAGCCCGACTGGGTGATCGTCTACCGGTTCGACTCGGTGGCCCATCTGCAGGCGTGGATGAACGGCGCGACCAGGCAGAGGCTCCTCGACGTCGGCGCGCACTACTTCGACGGTCCCGCCACCCAGCAGGTGATCAGCGGCGGCACGCAGCCGACGGACCCGCTCGTGACCGTGGTGGTGAGCCACCGCGTCAACCCGGACAACATCGACGACTTCCTTGCGTGGCAGGAGCGCATGAGCCAGGAGGAGAGCAAGTTCGAGGGCTTTCGCGGCACGGAGATCTTCCGCCCCGTCGAAGGCCTTCAGGACGAGTGGACCACCCTGTACCGCTACGACAACGCCGAACACCTCGACGCCTGGCTGACGTCGGCGAAGCGGCGGGAGATGCTCGCCGAGGGGGAGAGGTTCAACGACTTCAGACTGCGCACGATCGACAACTCGTTCGGCAGCTGGTTCGCCTTCGAGGAGAACGGCAGGGAGGCGCCGCCGCCCTCGGAGACCAAGACCTCCATCGCGGTCTGGGTCGGCCTCTACCCGACCGTCGTGCTGCTGACGCTCGCCCTGCACCCGC of the Streptomyces sp. NBC_01294 genome contains:
- a CDS encoding antibiotic biosynthesis monooxygenase, whose product is MTTQGQTDAAATVIIGRKVRPGMERAYEKWQDEVNAAAARYAGHLGAEVSKPTALQPDWVIVYRFDSVAHLQAWMNGATRQRLLDVGAHYFDGPATQQVISGGTQPTDPLVTVVVSHRVNPDNIDDFLAWQERMSQEESKFEGFRGTEIFRPVEGLQDEWTTLYRYDNAEHLDAWLTSAKRREMLAEGERFNDFRLRTIDNSFGSWFAFEENGREAPPPSETKTSIAVWVGLYPTVVLLTLALHPLGMPLWFGLLVGNLLSSFIMSFFTMPHYVNRLLRRWLWPPSDEPPARTNLVGGGIVAGLLLFWAVVFYLVTQVFWTLP
- a CDS encoding molybdopterin-dependent oxidoreductase, producing MTYTVNGRTFAEEPDPGQCLRTFLRALGHFGVKKGCDAGDCGACTVWLDGTPVHSCITPAFRAEGREVTTIEGLGSPGDLHPAQRRFRDAPGFQCGFCTAGMIMTSATFTEAQKADLPRALKGNLCRCTGYRAIEDAVKGVTGVQAAAPGRAVGTSVGAPAAEDVVTGRAEFTMDTRMEGMLHLKVLHSPHAHARILSIDKTAALAVPGVHRVYTWEDVPRRRFTTAIHTDHLVDPDDTYILDDTVRFVGQRVVAVLADTVGAAEEGCRKVAVEYEVLPAVFDPEKAMADGAPQLHGSEDPFARDYVHNLLLEIHSHIGDVDAGFAAADVIHEGTYFSPRVQHAHLETHGSIAWMEDGRLNVRTSSQSPSIAKVKLAYLFALRPDQLRVFCKRVGGGFGGKQEVISEDLAALAALDTGRPVCFEYTREEEFTTASPRHPMKLTVRLGAKADGTLTAFQVRNVSNTGAYGNHGGETLYAGGAAVMIYRCPNKKYDAFSVYTNTVPSGALRGYGMTQPAFAVESAMDELALALHMDPLELRRRNIVRPGEPLVALHDGPDDVVFHEDGLGKCIDLVAGELARTADQPSPGPGWLVGVGVASSMHETAPPTEHVSEAWLTLGDDLVYELAVGTVEFGEGTSTAHVQIAANQLGTTPSRIRLVQSDTDRTGFDTGAFASAGLFVAGNAVLRAANAVRDRILDFAATHTGVHVVMCSMEDDHVVCGDQRVSLAALVAEARARGIRFTAARRAYGSPRSVTSNTQGFRIAVHRVTGEIRVLYSVQATDAGVLINPEQVRGQVEGGVAQGIGFALTENFQVDADGVMANPNLRNYRIPTYADVPRTDVLLVGSSDSVGAMRSKGMAECCINPVAPALANALRDATGIRYRELPLTPERIYGRLVESRSARTGTRR